In Diceros bicornis minor isolate mBicDic1 chromosome 24, mDicBic1.mat.cur, whole genome shotgun sequence, the following are encoded in one genomic region:
- the PPM1A gene encoding protein phosphatase 1A isoform X1, whose amino-acid sequence MFIKQRSSSYQHPPSFKCLFHGDLLLYREDQDIMGAFLDKPKMEKHNAQGQGNGLRYGLSSMQGWRVEMEDAHTAVIGLPSGLETWSFFAVYDGHAGSQVAKYCCEHLLDHITNNQDFKGSAGAPSVENVKNGIRTGFLEIDEHMRVMSEKKHGADRSGSTAVGVLISPQHTYFINCGDSRGLLCRNRKVHFFTQDHKPSNPLEKERIQNAGGSVMIQRVNGSLAVSRALGDFDYKCVHGKGPTEQLVSPEPEVHDIERSEEDDQFIILACDGIWDVMGNEELCDFVRSRLEVTDDLEKVCNEVVDTCLYKGSRDNMSVILICFPNAPKVSPEAVKKEAELDKYLESRVEEIIKKQGEGVPDLVHVMRTLASENIPSLPPGGELASKRNVIEAVYNRLNPYKNDDTDSTSTDDMW is encoded by the exons TGTTCATCAAACAAAGGTCCTCCAGTTACCAGCATCCACCCTCCTTCAAATGCCTATTTCACGGTGATCTTTTGTTAT ACCGAGAGGATCAAGACATAATGGGAGCATTTTTAGACAAGCCAAAGATGGAAAAACATAATGCCCAGGGGCAGGGTAATGGGTTGCGATATGGGCTAAGCAGCATGCAAGGCTGGCGAGTTGAGATGGAGGATGCACATACGGCCGTGATCGGTTTGCCAAGTGGACTTGAAACATGGTCTTTCTTTGCTGTGTATGATGGGCATGCTGGTTCTCAGGTTGCCAAATACTGCTGTGAGCATTTGTTAGATCACATCACCAATAACCAGGATTTTAAAGGGTCTGCAGGAGCACCTTCTGTGGAAAATGTAAAGAATGGAATCAGAACAGGTTTTCTGGAGATTGATGAACATATGAGAGTTATGTCAGAGAAGAAACATGGTGCAGATAGAAGTGGGTCAACAGCGGTGggtgtcttaatttctcctcaaCATACTTATTTCATTAACTGTGGAGACTCGAGAGGTTTACTTTGTAGGAACAGGAAAGTTCACTTCTTCACACAAGATCACAAACCAAGTAATCCGCTGGAAAAAGAACGAATTCAGAATGCAGGTGGTTCTGTAATGATTCAGCGTGTGAATGGCTCTCTGGCTGTATCAAGGGCCCTTGGGGACTTTGATTACAAGTGTGTCCATGGAAAAGGTCCTACAGAGCAGCTTGTCTCACCAGAGCCTGAAGTCCATGATATTGAAAGATCTGAAGAAGATGATCAGTTTATTATCCTtgcatgtgatggtatttgggatGTTATGGGAAATGAAGAGCTCTGTGATTTTGTAAGATCCAGACTGGAAGTCACTGATGACCTTGAGAAGGTTTGCAATGAAGTAGTCGACACCTGTTTGTATAAG GGAAGTCGAGACAACATGAGTGTGATATTGATCTGTTTTCCAAATGCACCCAAAGTATCGCCAGAAGCAgtgaagaaggaggcagagttGGACAAGTACCTGGAAAGCAGAGTAGAAG AAATCATAAAGAAGCAGGGGGAAGGCGTCCCTGACTTAGTCCATGTGATGCGCACATTAGCGAGTGAGAACATCCCCAGCCTCCCACCAGGGGGTGAATTGGCAAGCAA gcgGAATGTAATTGAAGCCGTTTACAATAGACTGAATCCTTACAAAAATGATGACACT GACTCTACATCAACTGATGATATGTGGTAA
- the PPM1A gene encoding protein phosphatase 1A isoform X2 yields MGAFLDKPKMEKHNAQGQGNGLRYGLSSMQGWRVEMEDAHTAVIGLPSGLETWSFFAVYDGHAGSQVAKYCCEHLLDHITNNQDFKGSAGAPSVENVKNGIRTGFLEIDEHMRVMSEKKHGADRSGSTAVGVLISPQHTYFINCGDSRGLLCRNRKVHFFTQDHKPSNPLEKERIQNAGGSVMIQRVNGSLAVSRALGDFDYKCVHGKGPTEQLVSPEPEVHDIERSEEDDQFIILACDGIWDVMGNEELCDFVRSRLEVTDDLEKVCNEVVDTCLYKGSRDNMSVILICFPNAPKVSPEAVKKEAELDKYLESRVEEIIKKQGEGVPDLVHVMRTLASENIPSLPPGGELASKRNVIEAVYNRLNPYKNDDTDSTSTDDMW; encoded by the exons ATGGGAGCATTTTTAGACAAGCCAAAGATGGAAAAACATAATGCCCAGGGGCAGGGTAATGGGTTGCGATATGGGCTAAGCAGCATGCAAGGCTGGCGAGTTGAGATGGAGGATGCACATACGGCCGTGATCGGTTTGCCAAGTGGACTTGAAACATGGTCTTTCTTTGCTGTGTATGATGGGCATGCTGGTTCTCAGGTTGCCAAATACTGCTGTGAGCATTTGTTAGATCACATCACCAATAACCAGGATTTTAAAGGGTCTGCAGGAGCACCTTCTGTGGAAAATGTAAAGAATGGAATCAGAACAGGTTTTCTGGAGATTGATGAACATATGAGAGTTATGTCAGAGAAGAAACATGGTGCAGATAGAAGTGGGTCAACAGCGGTGggtgtcttaatttctcctcaaCATACTTATTTCATTAACTGTGGAGACTCGAGAGGTTTACTTTGTAGGAACAGGAAAGTTCACTTCTTCACACAAGATCACAAACCAAGTAATCCGCTGGAAAAAGAACGAATTCAGAATGCAGGTGGTTCTGTAATGATTCAGCGTGTGAATGGCTCTCTGGCTGTATCAAGGGCCCTTGGGGACTTTGATTACAAGTGTGTCCATGGAAAAGGTCCTACAGAGCAGCTTGTCTCACCAGAGCCTGAAGTCCATGATATTGAAAGATCTGAAGAAGATGATCAGTTTATTATCCTtgcatgtgatggtatttgggatGTTATGGGAAATGAAGAGCTCTGTGATTTTGTAAGATCCAGACTGGAAGTCACTGATGACCTTGAGAAGGTTTGCAATGAAGTAGTCGACACCTGTTTGTATAAG GGAAGTCGAGACAACATGAGTGTGATATTGATCTGTTTTCCAAATGCACCCAAAGTATCGCCAGAAGCAgtgaagaaggaggcagagttGGACAAGTACCTGGAAAGCAGAGTAGAAG AAATCATAAAGAAGCAGGGGGAAGGCGTCCCTGACTTAGTCCATGTGATGCGCACATTAGCGAGTGAGAACATCCCCAGCCTCCCACCAGGGGGTGAATTGGCAAGCAA gcgGAATGTAATTGAAGCCGTTTACAATAGACTGAATCCTTACAAAAATGATGACACT GACTCTACATCAACTGATGATATGTGGTAA